In a single window of the Terriglobus roseus genome:
- the tsaD gene encoding tRNA (adenosine(37)-N6)-threonylcarbamoyltransferase complex transferase subunit TsaD, which produces MGSGLILGIESSCDETAAAVVRGGRAVLSNVVASQMEMHALYGGVVPELASREHLRNIVPVVREALRAAHVSAEDLDAIAVTAGPGLAGALLVGISFAKAYAFGLSKPLIAVNHLEGHIHAVLMDSGAPAALLALVVSGGHTHLYLANENDGSWRYRNVGRTVDDAAGEAYDKVAKLLGLGYPGGPWIDRLSAHGNPLAVPFRFVSINRGTEEEPSFDFSFSGIKTAVLRYVETHGMKPAIEARRAALARIDHPSLEDVLALCDAETLDLIASFQYAVVGNLVRQTMAAAGYFGAKHIVVSGGVAANRALRARFAEVADLRGLSVDFPAAALSTDNAAMIAAAAWPKLRHGEFAGADLNATPQLRLG; this is translated from the coding sequence GTGGGCAGTGGACTGATTCTGGGCATTGAAAGCTCGTGCGACGAGACGGCGGCCGCGGTGGTGCGCGGTGGCCGCGCAGTTCTGTCGAACGTCGTCGCGTCGCAGATGGAGATGCACGCGCTCTACGGCGGCGTGGTGCCCGAGCTGGCTAGCCGTGAGCATCTTCGGAACATTGTCCCCGTTGTGCGCGAGGCCTTGCGCGCCGCTCATGTGTCTGCTGAAGATCTCGATGCGATAGCCGTCACCGCCGGCCCCGGACTTGCCGGTGCGCTGCTGGTCGGTATCTCGTTCGCGAAGGCGTACGCGTTTGGTTTGAGCAAGCCCCTGATCGCCGTCAATCATCTCGAAGGACATATTCACGCGGTGCTGATGGACTCGGGTGCCCCGGCTGCGTTGCTTGCTTTGGTCGTCAGCGGCGGGCATACGCATCTGTACCTGGCAAATGAAAACGATGGCTCCTGGCGTTATCGCAATGTGGGCCGAACCGTGGACGATGCAGCGGGCGAGGCCTACGACAAGGTCGCGAAGCTGCTGGGTCTGGGCTATCCCGGTGGACCGTGGATCGACCGTTTGAGCGCGCATGGCAATCCGCTGGCGGTGCCCTTCCGTTTTGTCTCGATCAACCGTGGGACCGAGGAGGAGCCGAGCTTTGACTTCTCCTTCAGCGGCATCAAGACGGCTGTGCTGCGGTACGTCGAGACGCACGGCATGAAGCCGGCGATCGAGGCCCGGCGTGCGGCGCTTGCGCGGATCGACCATCCCTCTCTGGAAGATGTGCTCGCACTTTGCGACGCGGAGACGCTGGATCTGATTGCGTCATTTCAGTACGCGGTCGTCGGCAACCTGGTACGGCAGACCATGGCGGCGGCAGGGTACTTCGGAGCGAAACACATCGTGGTCTCCGGCGGCGTCGCGGCCAACCGCGCCTTGCGCGCACGATTTGCGGAAGTTGCCGACCTACGCGGACTTTCGGTGGACTTTCCCGCAGCAGCGCTATCGACTGACAATGCCGCCATGATCGCCGCGGCAGCATGGCCGAAGCTGCGCCACGGTGAGTTCGCTGGTGCCGATCTGAACGCGACGCCGCAACTGCGTCTCGGCTAA
- the cysS gene encoding cysteine--tRNA ligase, with protein MAIELFNTLGSRIEPLTPSRDNTLRMYCCGPTVYDYGHIGNFRTFLHVDVLRRTARLQGFALKHVMNITDVDDKIIRNAALAGVPINEYTAKFEKAFFEDMDALGVERPEIIARATENIGEMVKLIEQLASEDIAYKTEDGSWYFRIAKFPDYGKLSGKDLEGMEDGARVDVDEYEKDAARDFALWKAVKPGEASWETEIGTGRPGWHIECSAMAMKYLGPDFDVHGGGEDLTFPHHENEIAQSESASHQPFARHWFHVRFLLVEGKKMSKSEGNFYTLRDLLLKGYRASAIRFLLISVPYRHQMNFTFEGLTESANAIERLRTFARRVDAASKNAALSVERNEELDALVVDKLAAYQAALQNDLNTAEARAAVFDVVRAANITLDNGTFGQGNVERITKLLADFDTVFDVLTDRDAAISEAAVAWATSEGRSDEVAPELLAAQSITEEQIEQLIAERTDARKRRNFARGDAIRNELMEKGVVIEDGKDGVTWKRK; from the coding sequence ATGGCCATCGAACTCTTCAATACCCTGGGCAGCCGTATTGAGCCGCTTACGCCGTCGCGCGACAACACGCTGCGCATGTACTGCTGCGGCCCCACCGTGTATGACTACGGCCACATCGGAAATTTCCGCACTTTTCTGCATGTCGACGTGCTGCGGCGCACCGCGCGTCTGCAGGGTTTCGCGCTGAAGCACGTCATGAACATCACGGACGTGGATGACAAGATCATCCGCAACGCCGCACTTGCAGGCGTTCCGATCAACGAATACACCGCCAAGTTTGAGAAGGCCTTCTTCGAAGACATGGACGCGCTGGGCGTTGAACGGCCGGAAATCATCGCGCGCGCGACCGAGAATATCGGCGAGATGGTGAAGCTGATCGAACAGCTTGCCAGCGAAGACATCGCGTACAAGACAGAAGATGGATCGTGGTACTTCCGGATCGCCAAGTTCCCGGACTACGGCAAGCTCAGCGGCAAAGACCTTGAAGGCATGGAAGACGGCGCACGCGTCGATGTGGACGAGTATGAGAAGGACGCCGCGCGCGACTTCGCGCTCTGGAAGGCGGTAAAGCCAGGCGAAGCATCGTGGGAGACGGAGATCGGCACCGGCCGTCCGGGTTGGCACATTGAGTGCTCGGCCATGGCGATGAAGTACTTGGGACCGGACTTCGACGTACACGGCGGCGGCGAGGATCTGACGTTCCCGCACCACGAGAACGAAATTGCGCAGAGCGAGTCTGCCAGCCACCAGCCCTTTGCGCGGCACTGGTTCCACGTGCGCTTCCTGCTGGTGGAAGGCAAGAAGATGTCGAAGTCTGAGGGCAACTTCTACACGCTGCGCGACCTGCTGCTGAAGGGCTACCGCGCTTCGGCGATTCGCTTCCTTCTGATCAGCGTCCCCTATCGCCACCAGATGAACTTCACGTTTGAGGGGCTGACGGAGAGCGCAAACGCGATCGAGCGTTTGCGGACGTTTGCGCGGCGCGTCGATGCGGCTTCGAAGAATGCGGCACTGTCGGTTGAGCGCAACGAAGAGCTGGATGCACTGGTCGTGGACAAGCTGGCCGCCTACCAGGCAGCACTTCAGAACGATCTGAATACTGCCGAAGCTCGCGCCGCGGTCTTTGATGTAGTACGTGCGGCGAATATCACGCTGGACAATGGCACCTTCGGCCAAGGCAATGTGGAGCGGATTACGAAGCTGCTTGCGGACTTCGACACCGTCTTCGATGTATTGACGGATCGCGATGCCGCCATCAGCGAGGCCGCTGTCGCCTGGGCAACGTCGGAGGGCCGCAGCGATGAAGTTGCACCCGAGCTGCTGGCTGCACAGAGCATCACCGAAGAGCAAATTGAACAGCTCATCGCCGAGCGCACGGACGCACGGAAGCGCCGCAATTTTGCGCGAGGCGATGCCATTCGCAATGAGCTGATGGAGAAGGGCGTCGTCATTGAAGACGGTAAAGACGGCGTTACCTGGAAGCGAAAGTAG
- a CDS encoding cell division protein ZapA: MENTNPVSVSVEIYDQTYHLRGIDPAHIDQLARIVDGKMRAVSAHGATVDSLRVAVLAALNIADELTELRARHRELLDSLDTTETTNRRRASSLSNMLDEALSEPYHRIAV, encoded by the coding sequence ATGGAGAACACAAATCCAGTTTCGGTGTCGGTCGAGATTTACGACCAGACGTATCATCTGCGCGGCATCGACCCTGCGCATATTGATCAGCTTGCGCGCATCGTCGACGGCAAGATGCGCGCAGTTTCGGCGCACGGAGCCACCGTCGATTCGCTGCGCGTAGCCGTTCTCGCCGCGTTGAACATCGCGGACGAACTCACGGAGTTGCGTGCGCGCCATCGCGAACTGCTGGACTCACTTGACACCACGGAGACGACAAACCGCCGCCGTGCGAGTTCCTTGAGCAACATGCTGGATGAAGCGTTGAGCGAACCCTATCACCGCATCGCCGTTTAG
- a CDS encoding VWA domain-containing protein has product MPLLTRGLALTLLSLSALCAMAQKSLPHEQSIQVNVFTTPEAAETITSRDVQLLDNKQPRPIASLHRVGSAGDPVHVIVVLDAVNIPYIRMAYEREEIEKYFKANGGKLSNPTTFAVITDRSSEVQKGFTTDGNGLSALLETYPIGLREVRRDQGIWGADERTQISLKALSELTEFAASIPGQKMVLWVSPGWPLLTGIRIDLTNAQHQGIFRSVVDYSRQLRLAKVTLYNINPIGPEEDLLRANYYEDFVKGITKSQNTDIADLSLQVLAVQSGGQTITGNSDVTGNLAKCVAEARSMYELTFTPAPAEHADEFHPLQVTIAKTGVTARARNGYYAQP; this is encoded by the coding sequence ATGCCGCTCCTCACCCGAGGTCTTGCCCTCACTTTGCTTTCGCTGAGCGCTCTTTGCGCGATGGCGCAGAAATCATTACCGCACGAGCAGTCGATCCAGGTGAACGTCTTCACCACTCCGGAAGCAGCGGAAACTATAACGTCCCGGGACGTTCAGCTGCTGGATAATAAGCAGCCGCGTCCGATCGCGTCGCTGCACCGGGTCGGGTCAGCAGGCGATCCGGTGCATGTCATTGTGGTGCTGGATGCGGTGAATATCCCATACATCCGCATGGCCTACGAGCGCGAAGAGATTGAGAAATACTTCAAAGCGAATGGTGGCAAACTCTCCAATCCGACGACCTTTGCCGTCATTACTGACAGGTCGTCCGAGGTGCAGAAGGGCTTTACAACCGACGGCAACGGATTGAGTGCACTGCTGGAGACGTACCCCATCGGTCTGCGAGAGGTTCGTCGCGACCAGGGTATCTGGGGTGCGGATGAGCGCACGCAGATCTCACTCAAGGCACTGTCCGAGCTCACCGAATTCGCTGCCAGCATTCCCGGCCAGAAGATGGTGCTTTGGGTTTCGCCCGGCTGGCCCCTGCTCACCGGTATTCGCATTGACCTGACCAACGCGCAACATCAGGGCATCTTCCGCAGTGTCGTCGATTACTCCCGGCAGTTAAGGCTGGCCAAGGTGACGCTCTACAACATCAACCCGATTGGGCCGGAGGAAGACCTTCTGCGGGCGAACTACTATGAGGACTTCGTCAAAGGCATTACAAAGTCACAAAACACGGACATAGCCGACCTGAGCCTGCAGGTGCTGGCCGTGCAGAGCGGTGGACAGACCATCACAGGCAACAGCGATGTCACTGGAAACCTGGCAAAGTGTGTTGCGGAGGCGCGTTCGATGTACGAACTGACCTTCACGCCAGCGCCTGCGGAACACGCAGATGAATTTCACCCTCTGCAGGTGACAATTGCGAAGACGGGCGTCACGGCACGCGCTCGCAATGGCTATTACGCGCAACCGTGA